A stretch of Cupriavidus necator DNA encodes these proteins:
- the ftsY gene encoding signal recognition particle-docking protein FtsY has translation MFSFWKKRKAEPAPAEAPAPAPAPVEVPAPVPAPAPTPAPVPAPAPAPVPAQVPPPAPAPVAAPIPLPAPAPAEALELVPPPAQTAEAKLGWMHRLRTGLSKTSRNIGTLFVGVKVDEALFEELETALLMADAGVEATEYLLGELRKRVKAERIETAEGVKAALRELLTQLLRPLEKTMALGREQPLVMMIAGVNGAGKTTSIGKLCKHFQRYDQKVLLAAGDTFRAAAREQLTIWGERNNVTVVAQESGDPAAVIFDAVNAAKARGIDIVMADTAGRLPTQLHLMEELKKVKRVISKAMPSAPHEVLLVIDANTGQNALQQTRAFDDALGLTGLIVTKLDGTAKGGILAAIARQRPVPVYFIGVGEKVEDLQPFKADEFAEALLG, from the coding sequence ATGTTTAGTTTCTGGAAGAAGCGCAAGGCCGAGCCCGCGCCCGCCGAGGCGCCAGCCCCGGCCCCCGCTCCGGTCGAGGTCCCCGCCCCCGTACCGGCACCGGCCCCCACGCCTGCGCCAGTCCCTGCGCCCGCACCGGCACCGGTCCCGGCGCAAGTGCCACCCCCTGCCCCAGCGCCCGTGGCGGCCCCGATCCCCCTGCCGGCGCCCGCACCGGCCGAAGCGCTCGAGCTGGTCCCGCCGCCCGCCCAGACCGCTGAAGCGAAGCTGGGCTGGATGCATCGGCTGCGTACCGGGCTGTCCAAGACCAGCCGCAACATCGGCACGCTGTTCGTCGGCGTCAAGGTCGACGAGGCCCTGTTCGAAGAACTGGAAACCGCGCTGCTGATGGCAGATGCCGGCGTGGAAGCCACCGAGTACCTGCTGGGCGAGTTGCGCAAGCGCGTCAAGGCCGAGCGCATCGAGACCGCCGAAGGCGTCAAGGCGGCGCTGCGCGAGCTGCTGACGCAGCTGCTGCGCCCGCTGGAAAAAACCATGGCGCTGGGCCGCGAGCAGCCGCTGGTGATGATGATCGCGGGCGTCAACGGCGCCGGCAAGACCACCAGCATCGGCAAGCTGTGCAAGCACTTCCAGCGCTATGACCAGAAGGTGCTGCTGGCCGCCGGCGATACCTTCCGCGCCGCCGCGCGCGAGCAACTGACGATCTGGGGCGAACGCAACAACGTCACCGTGGTGGCGCAGGAAAGCGGCGACCCGGCGGCGGTGATCTTCGACGCCGTCAATGCGGCCAAGGCGCGCGGCATCGACATCGTCATGGCCGACACCGCCGGCCGCCTGCCGACGCAGCTGCACCTGATGGAAGAGCTCAAGAAGGTCAAGCGCGTGATCAGCAAGGCCATGCCGAGCGCGCCGCACGAGGTGCTGCTGGTGATCGACGCCAACACCGGCCAGAACGCCCTGCAGCAAACCCGCGCCTTCGACGACGCGCTGGGCCTGACCGGCCTGATCGTGACCAAGCTCGACGGCACCGCCAAGGGCGGCATCCTGGCGGCTATCGCGCGCCAGCGCCCGGTGCCGGTTTATTTCATTGGCGTGGGCGAGAAGGTGGAGGACCTGCAGCCGTTCAAGGCGGATGAGTTCGCCGAAGCGCTGCTGGGGTAA
- the maiA gene encoding maleylacetoacetate isomerase, whose translation MLKLYSYFRSSASFRVRIALELKGLSYDYVPVHLLKEGGQQLKPEFRAVNPDGLVPALADGEHVLQQSLAIVEYLDEVHPEPKLLPGTALDRAYVRGLAQEIACEIHPLNNLRVLKYLKHTVGVTDEVKDAWYHHWIELGFASLQANLERGGKAGRFCFGDTPTLADICLVPQVFNAQRFNIDLARYPAIARIYETCMELPAFQKAEPKAQPDAE comes from the coding sequence ATGCTAAAGCTTTACAGCTATTTCCGCAGTTCGGCCTCATTCCGCGTGCGCATTGCGCTGGAACTCAAGGGGCTGTCCTATGACTATGTGCCGGTGCACCTGCTGAAAGAAGGCGGCCAGCAGCTCAAGCCGGAATTCCGCGCCGTGAATCCCGACGGACTGGTGCCGGCGCTCGCCGACGGCGAGCACGTGCTGCAGCAATCGCTGGCCATCGTCGAATACCTGGACGAGGTCCATCCCGAGCCGAAGCTGCTGCCCGGCACGGCGCTGGACCGCGCCTATGTGCGCGGACTGGCCCAGGAGATCGCGTGCGAGATCCACCCGCTGAACAACCTGCGCGTGCTGAAGTACCTGAAGCACACCGTGGGCGTGACCGACGAGGTCAAGGACGCGTGGTACCACCACTGGATCGAGCTGGGCTTTGCGTCGCTGCAGGCCAACCTGGAGCGCGGCGGCAAGGCCGGGCGTTTCTGCTTTGGCGATACGCCCACGCTGGCCGATATCTGCCTGGTGCCGCAGGTATTCAACGCGCAGCGCTTCAATATCGACCTGGCCCGCTACCCGGCGATCGCCAGGATCTATGAAACCTGCATGGAGCTGCCTGCTTTCCAGAAGGCGGAGCCGAAGGCGCAGCCTGACGCGGAATAA
- a CDS encoding fumarylacetoacetate hydrolase family protein produces the protein MTEFVFAPAAPVGVPVRGSNASFPVRRVYCVGRNYAAHAREMGSDPDREPPFFFCKPSDAVSYVADGTEGAFPYPPGTSNCHYEVELVVAIGKGGRDIPVDKAAGHVFGYAVGLDMTRRDLQNESKKTGRPWETGKAFDQSAPIGPIVPVSAIGHPQKGAVTLAVNGVEKQRGDLSDLIWSVPEMVSYLSKLFELQPGDLIFSGTPEGVGPVVKGDVMQCHVGGVGDLTIKVV, from the coding sequence ATGACCGAATTCGTGTTCGCTCCGGCCGCGCCCGTTGGCGTGCCGGTGCGCGGCAGCAATGCTAGTTTCCCGGTACGGCGCGTGTACTGCGTCGGCCGCAACTATGCTGCCCACGCCCGTGAAATGGGCTCGGACCCCGACCGCGAGCCGCCGTTCTTCTTCTGCAAGCCGTCCGACGCGGTCAGCTACGTCGCCGACGGCACCGAAGGCGCCTTCCCGTACCCGCCGGGCACCAGCAACTGCCACTATGAAGTGGAGCTGGTGGTGGCGATCGGCAAGGGCGGCCGCGACATCCCGGTCGACAAGGCAGCCGGCCACGTGTTCGGCTACGCCGTGGGCCTGGACATGACCCGCCGCGACCTGCAGAACGAATCGAAGAAGACCGGCCGCCCCTGGGAGACCGGCAAGGCCTTCGACCAGTCCGCGCCGATCGGCCCGATCGTGCCGGTCTCGGCCATCGGCCATCCGCAGAAGGGCGCAGTGACGCTGGCGGTCAACGGCGTGGAGAAGCAGCGCGGCGACCTGTCCGACCTGATCTGGTCGGTGCCGGAGATGGTGTCGTACCTGTCGAAGCTGTTCGAGCTGCAGCCGGGCGACCTGATCTTCAGCGGCACGCCCGAAGGCGTGGGCCCGGTGGTCAAGGGCGATGTCATGCAGTGCCACGTCGGCGGCGTGGGCGATCTCACCATCAAGGTAGTCTGA
- a CDS encoding ANTAR domain-containing response regulator has translation MTRRHPPPSPTAAAPAPPTAGGRVLRILLVRDPHDADPLNVETIRGGLVSAGFTEIQIVDADLRLPDVITATQPDMLIIASESAARDTIEHVCVSTQHAPRPIVLFTDNDDSQRIKAALTAGITAYIVDGLRAERVKTVLDVAYTRFELDQQLRAELDATRLKLAERKVVERAKGLLMQARGLSEDEAYKRLRSMAMERGLKLVDAAQRVIDVMG, from the coding sequence ATGACACGACGCCACCCGCCCCCATCGCCCACCGCTGCCGCACCTGCCCCGCCCACTGCCGGCGGCCGGGTGTTGCGGATCCTGCTCGTGCGCGACCCGCATGACGCCGACCCGCTGAACGTCGAGACCATCCGCGGCGGGCTGGTCAGCGCCGGCTTTACCGAGATCCAGATCGTCGATGCCGACCTGCGCCTGCCGGATGTGATCACGGCCACCCAGCCCGACATGCTGATCATCGCGTCTGAATCCGCCGCGCGCGACACCATCGAGCATGTCTGCGTCTCGACCCAGCATGCGCCGCGCCCGATCGTGCTGTTCACCGACAACGACGACAGCCAGCGCATCAAGGCAGCGCTGACGGCGGGGATCACCGCCTATATCGTCGACGGCCTGCGCGCCGAGCGCGTCAAGACCGTGCTCGACGTGGCCTACACACGCTTCGAACTGGATCAGCAGCTGCGCGCCGAGCTCGATGCCACCCGGCTCAAGCTGGCCGAGCGCAAGGTGGTCGAGCGCGCCAAGGGACTGCTGATGCAGGCGCGCGGCCTCAGCGAGGACGAGGCCTACAAGCGCCTGCGCAGCATGGCGATGGAGCGCGGCCTGAAGCTGGTGGACGCGGCCCAGCGCGTGATCGACGTGATGGGCTGA
- a CDS encoding CmpA/NrtA family ABC transporter substrate-binding protein, which translates to MPSRLRIAKPLHAAVHVPDAAADAVPASSGRRRALATIAGASVMTLVDPLVRAGAWAAGSDAPEKTDVRIGFIPLTDCASVVMAATLGLDKKYGIKITPTKEASWAGVRDKLVNGELDAAHVLYGLIYGVQLGIGGPKKDMAVLMNLNHNGQAITLSSKLAEKGVKDGASLKALMMKEKRDYTFAQTFPTGTHAMWLYYWLAANGINPMQDAKAITVPPPQMVANMRVGNMDGFCVGEPWGARAIADKIGFTAETTQAIWKGHPEKTLGTTAEFVQKYPNTARAMVAAVLEASKFIDASASNRRKTAETIAAKSYVNTDMDIILDRMLGRYTNGLGKTWDDPDAMKFYQDGAANYPYLSDGMWFLTQHKRWGLLKEHPDYLAVARQVNRIDVYKQAAAAAQVPLPKSDMRSAKLIDGVVWDGKDPKAYADGFKIKA; encoded by the coding sequence ATGCCCTCTCGCCTCAGGATTGCCAAGCCGCTGCACGCAGCCGTCCACGTTCCCGACGCGGCTGCCGACGCCGTGCCGGCCAGCAGCGGCCGCCGCCGCGCGCTTGCCACCATCGCCGGCGCCAGCGTGATGACGCTGGTCGATCCGCTGGTGCGCGCCGGTGCGTGGGCAGCGGGCTCGGACGCGCCCGAGAAGACCGACGTGCGCATCGGCTTTATCCCGCTGACCGACTGCGCCTCGGTGGTGATGGCCGCGACGCTCGGGCTGGACAAGAAATACGGCATCAAGATCACGCCGACCAAGGAAGCCTCATGGGCCGGCGTGCGCGACAAGCTGGTCAACGGCGAGCTGGACGCGGCGCACGTGCTGTACGGACTGATCTACGGCGTGCAGCTGGGCATCGGCGGCCCGAAGAAGGACATGGCCGTGCTGATGAACCTGAACCACAACGGCCAGGCCATCACGCTGTCGTCCAAGCTCGCCGAGAAAGGCGTCAAGGACGGCGCCAGCCTGAAGGCGCTGATGATGAAGGAGAAGCGCGACTACACCTTCGCCCAGACCTTCCCCACCGGCACGCACGCAATGTGGCTGTACTACTGGCTGGCGGCCAACGGCATCAACCCGATGCAGGACGCCAAGGCCATCACGGTGCCGCCGCCGCAGATGGTGGCCAATATGCGCGTGGGCAATATGGACGGCTTCTGCGTGGGCGAGCCCTGGGGCGCGCGCGCCATCGCCGACAAGATCGGCTTCACCGCCGAGACCACGCAGGCCATCTGGAAGGGCCACCCCGAGAAGACCCTGGGCACCACCGCGGAGTTCGTGCAGAAATACCCCAACACCGCGCGCGCGATGGTGGCCGCAGTGCTGGAGGCATCGAAGTTCATCGATGCGTCGGCCTCCAACCGCCGCAAGACCGCCGAGACCATTGCCGCCAAGTCCTACGTCAACACCGACATGGACATCATCCTGGACCGCATGCTGGGCCGCTACACCAACGGCCTGGGCAAGACCTGGGACGACCCAGACGCGATGAAGTTCTACCAGGACGGCGCCGCCAACTACCCGTACCTGTCCGACGGCATGTGGTTCCTGACCCAGCACAAGCGCTGGGGCTTGCTGAAGGAACATCCGGACTATCTCGCCGTGGCCCGGCAGGTCAACCGCATCGACGTCTACAAGCAGGCCGCCGCCGCCGCGCAGGTGCCGCTGCCCAAGAGCGACATGCGCAGCGCCAAGCTGATCGACGGCGTGGTCTGGGACGGCAAGGACCCCAAGGCCTACGCCGACGGTTTCAAGATCAAGGCCTGA
- the ntrB gene encoding nitrate ABC transporter permease, producing the protein MNAIAHPTPDGATVAASADPDTKERARRREQEIAAQARRAQRREAVAALVLKAVPPVLGFALFVLAWHGIATMIPAIPTPQATWNAAVPLFADPFYRNGPNDQGIGWNVLASLARVAAGFGLAALVGIPAGFLIGRFAFLNAMTAPVISLLRPVSPLAWLPIGLLLFKAANPAAIWAIFICSIWPMVINTAVGVTRVPQDYLNVARVLDLSEWKVFTRVLFPAVLPYMLTGVRLSIGTAWLVIVAAEMLTGGTGIGFWLWDEWNNLKVEHIVIAIFVIGIIGLLLEHALLALARRFSYGTN; encoded by the coding sequence GTGAATGCCATAGCCCACCCCACGCCCGATGGTGCAACCGTAGCCGCCAGCGCCGACCCCGACACCAAGGAGCGGGCGCGCCGGCGCGAGCAGGAAATCGCCGCGCAGGCACGGCGCGCGCAACGCCGCGAGGCGGTCGCCGCGCTGGTGCTCAAGGCCGTGCCGCCGGTACTGGGCTTTGCCCTGTTCGTGCTGGCCTGGCACGGCATCGCCACGATGATCCCGGCCATTCCCACGCCGCAGGCCACATGGAACGCCGCGGTGCCGCTGTTTGCCGACCCGTTCTACCGCAACGGGCCCAATGACCAGGGCATCGGCTGGAACGTGCTGGCATCGCTGGCGCGCGTCGCGGCGGGCTTCGGCCTGGCCGCGCTGGTCGGCATCCCGGCCGGCTTCCTGATCGGGCGCTTCGCCTTCCTGAACGCGATGACCGCGCCGGTGATCAGCCTGCTGCGCCCGGTCTCGCCGCTGGCGTGGCTGCCGATCGGCCTGCTGCTGTTCAAGGCCGCCAACCCGGCCGCGATCTGGGCGATCTTCATCTGCTCGATCTGGCCGATGGTGATCAACACCGCGGTCGGCGTCACGCGCGTGCCGCAGGACTACCTGAACGTGGCGCGCGTGCTGGACCTGTCGGAATGGAAGGTGTTCACGCGGGTGCTGTTCCCCGCGGTGCTGCCCTACATGCTGACCGGCGTGCGGCTGTCGATCGGCACCGCGTGGCTGGTGATCGTCGCGGCCGAGATGCTGACCGGCGGCACCGGCATCGGCTTCTGGCTGTGGGACGAATGGAACAACCTGAAGGTCGAGCACATCGTGATCGCGATCTTCGTGATCGGCATCATCGGGCTGCTGCTCGAGCATGCGCTGCTGGCGCTGGCCCGGCGCTTCAGCTACGGCACCAACTGA
- a CDS encoding ABC transporter ATP-binding protein, with the protein MDKFVSIENVGQTFKTRKGPFVALRDINLHIAEGEFITLIGHSGCGKSTLLNLVAGLATPTTGALICAGREIAGPGPERAVVFQNHSLLPWLTCFENVYLGVERVFAASESKPQLKARTHDTLALVGLTHAENKYPHEISGGMKQRVGIARALAMAPKVLLMDEPFGALDALTRAHLQDELIKIVARTRSTVVMVTHDVDEAVLLADRIIMMTNGPAATIGEILKVELPRPRDRVALADDKAYHACRTAVLDFLYRKQRNPALQEAA; encoded by the coding sequence ATGGACAAGTTCGTCAGCATCGAAAACGTCGGCCAGACCTTCAAGACCCGCAAGGGCCCGTTCGTCGCCCTGCGCGATATCAACCTGCATATCGCCGAGGGCGAGTTCATCACGCTGATCGGCCATTCAGGCTGCGGCAAGTCCACGCTGCTGAACCTGGTCGCGGGACTGGCCACGCCCACCACCGGCGCGCTGATCTGCGCCGGGCGCGAGATCGCCGGGCCGGGGCCGGAGCGCGCGGTGGTGTTCCAGAACCATTCGCTGCTGCCGTGGCTGACGTGCTTCGAGAACGTCTACCTGGGCGTGGAGCGCGTCTTCGCCGCCAGCGAGAGCAAGCCGCAGCTCAAGGCGCGCACGCACGACACGCTGGCGCTGGTGGGCCTGACGCACGCCGAGAACAAGTATCCGCATGAGATCTCCGGCGGCATGAAGCAGCGCGTGGGCATTGCCCGCGCGCTGGCGATGGCGCCCAAGGTGCTGCTGATGGACGAGCCCTTCGGCGCGCTCGATGCGCTCACGCGCGCGCACCTGCAGGACGAGCTGATCAAGATCGTGGCGCGCACCCGCAGCACCGTGGTGATGGTGACCCACGACGTCGACGAGGCCGTGCTGCTGGCCGACCGCATCATCATGATGACCAACGGTCCGGCCGCGACCATCGGCGAGATCCTGAAGGTGGAGCTTCCGCGTCCGCGCGACCGCGTCGCGCTGGCCGACGACAAGGCCTACCACGCCTGCCGCACCGCGGTGCTGGACTTCCTCTACCGCAAGCAGCGCAACCCGGCGCTGCAGGAAGCCGCGTAG
- the ybiB gene encoding DNA-binding protein YbiB: MTTPATSFPAARYIKEIGRGVNGARALPREDAQALFDAMLAGRVSDLELGAILMAYRIKGEAPHELAGMLEAAHAHCQPLPAPPDRQVVVIPSYNGARKQPNLVPLLALLLAREDVPVLVHGTRLFNGRVTSMALFEALGVPLCATTGDASARLRESSDLGPLAVLPVDVLSPGLSQLLERRTVIGLRNSAHTVAKMLQPVGEHSPAEGLRLYSYTHPEYRETLTDYFSHEPANVLLARGTEGEVVADARRTSRIDWLHEGHQQTLVDPAVGSLAEVPELPPGSDAGQTVAWIRRVLDGAAPVPAPIAIQVEAIRECLRQGTRVTWASPV; encoded by the coding sequence ATGACCACGCCAGCCACGTCCTTCCCTGCTGCCCGCTATATCAAGGAGATCGGCCGCGGCGTCAACGGCGCGCGGGCGCTGCCGCGCGAAGACGCGCAGGCCCTGTTCGACGCCATGCTGGCCGGGCGCGTCTCGGACCTGGAGCTCGGCGCCATCCTGATGGCCTACCGCATCAAGGGCGAGGCCCCGCACGAGCTGGCCGGCATGCTGGAAGCCGCCCATGCGCACTGCCAGCCGCTGCCGGCGCCGCCTGACCGGCAGGTGGTGGTGATCCCCAGCTACAACGGTGCGCGCAAGCAACCCAACCTGGTGCCGCTGCTGGCGCTGCTGCTGGCGCGCGAAGATGTCCCCGTGCTGGTGCACGGCACGCGCCTGTTCAATGGCCGCGTGACCAGCATGGCGCTGTTCGAGGCGCTGGGCGTGCCCTTGTGCGCGACTACCGGCGACGCCTCGGCACGGCTGCGCGAGAGCAGCGACCTCGGGCCGCTGGCGGTGCTGCCGGTGGATGTGCTGTCGCCCGGGCTGTCGCAGCTGCTGGAGCGGCGCACCGTGATCGGCCTGCGCAATTCGGCGCATACGGTGGCCAAGATGCTGCAGCCGGTGGGCGAGCATTCGCCCGCGGAAGGGTTGCGCCTGTACAGCTACACCCACCCCGAATACCGCGAGACGCTGACCGACTACTTCTCGCATGAACCCGCCAACGTGCTGCTGGCACGCGGCACCGAGGGCGAAGTGGTGGCCGATGCGCGCCGCACCAGCCGCATCGACTGGCTGCACGAGGGGCACCAGCAGACGCTGGTCGATCCGGCTGTTGGTTCGCTGGCCGAAGTGCCTGAACTGCCGCCCGGCAGCGACGCCGGCCAGACCGTGGCCTGGATCCGGCGCGTGCTGGACGGCGCGGCGCCGGTGCCGGCACCGATCGCTATCCAGGTCGAGGCCATCCGCGAATGCCTGCGGCAAGGCACTCGCGTGACCTGGGCCAGCCCGGTCTGA
- a CDS encoding pirin family protein codes for MSAIEHLLKPHVRDLGDFTVRRLLPAAATQTVGPFIFFDHMGPVQLPPGGGADVRPHPHIGLATVTYLFEGEIIHRDSLGSDQAIRPGDVNWMTAGHGIVHSERSPEHVRPAGARLHGIQTWVALPQEHEGAEPSFFHHPAATLPRIERPGVRMVVIAGDAFGQVSPVKVFSRTLYVAIELDAGASVEIPADHAERGIYPVDGAVALDGEPLPAEHMVVLTPGQPATLTATTPSRVMLLGGDPTDGHRFIYWNFVASSKVAIEAAAQRWEDDQFPHVPGETERIPLPPRKP; via the coding sequence ATGTCTGCTATCGAACACTTGCTCAAGCCGCATGTGCGCGACCTGGGCGATTTTACCGTGCGCCGGCTGTTGCCCGCCGCCGCCACCCAGACCGTTGGTCCGTTTATCTTCTTTGACCATATGGGGCCGGTGCAACTGCCGCCGGGCGGCGGAGCCGACGTGCGCCCGCATCCACATATCGGACTGGCCACGGTCACTTATCTGTTCGAGGGCGAGATCATCCACCGAGACAGCCTGGGCAGCGACCAGGCGATCCGCCCGGGCGATGTCAACTGGATGACCGCCGGGCACGGCATCGTGCACTCGGAGCGCTCGCCCGAGCATGTGCGCCCCGCCGGGGCCCGCCTGCACGGCATCCAGACCTGGGTGGCACTGCCGCAGGAGCATGAGGGTGCCGAGCCGTCGTTTTTCCACCATCCCGCCGCCACGCTGCCACGGATCGAGCGGCCGGGTGTGCGCATGGTGGTGATTGCGGGCGATGCCTTTGGCCAGGTCTCTCCGGTCAAGGTCTTCAGCCGCACCCTGTACGTGGCGATCGAGCTGGATGCGGGCGCGAGCGTGGAGATCCCGGCCGATCATGCCGAGCGGGGCATCTATCCGGTGGACGGGGCGGTGGCGCTCGACGGCGAGCCGCTGCCGGCCGAGCATATGGTGGTGCTCACGCCGGGCCAGCCCGCAACGCTGACGGCCACGACGCCGTCGCGCGTAATGCTGCTGGGCGGCGACCCGACCGACGGGCACCGCTTCATCTACTGGAATTTCGTTGCCAGCAGCAAGGTGGCGATCGAGGCCGCCGCCCAGCGCTGGGAGGACGATCAGTTCCCGCACGTGCCGGGCGAGACCGAGCGCATCCCGCTGCCCCCGCGCAAGCCCTGA
- the rpoH gene encoding RNA polymerase sigma factor RpoH, giving the protein MNAVLSADQTLNNRLPTAPRSTGSFALTFPATVGNLDSYIQAVHRIPLLTAEEEQRLARELRDHDSVDAARQMVMSHLRLVVSIARQYLGYGLPHADLIQEGNIGLMKAVKRFDPDQGVRLVSYAMHWIKAEIHEYVLKNWRMVKVATTKAQRKLFFNLRSHKQGAHTFTPEQVEAVARELNVKPEEVMEMETRLSGGDLALEGQIDDGEEEFAPIAYLADNHNEPTRVLEAKRHDRMQVEGLEEALGKLDERSRRIIEARWLHVEDDGSGGSTLHELADEFGVSAERIRQIEAAAMKKMKGALQAFA; this is encoded by the coding sequence GTGAACGCAGTCTTGTCTGCCGACCAAACCCTGAATAACCGTCTGCCGACGGCACCCCGGAGCACGGGCAGCTTCGCGCTGACCTTCCCGGCCACCGTTGGCAACCTCGACAGCTATATCCAGGCTGTCCACCGGATTCCGCTGTTGACCGCGGAGGAAGAGCAGCGCCTGGCGCGCGAGCTCCGCGACCACGATTCCGTTGACGCTGCCCGCCAGATGGTGATGTCCCACCTGCGCCTGGTGGTGTCGATCGCCCGCCAGTACCTGGGCTACGGCCTGCCCCACGCCGACCTGATCCAGGAAGGCAATATCGGCCTGATGAAGGCGGTCAAGCGCTTCGACCCCGACCAGGGCGTGCGCCTGGTGTCGTACGCGATGCACTGGATCAAGGCCGAGATCCACGAATACGTGCTGAAGAACTGGCGCATGGTCAAGGTGGCCACCACCAAGGCCCAGCGCAAGCTGTTCTTCAACCTGCGCAGCCACAAGCAGGGCGCGCACACGTTCACGCCGGAGCAGGTCGAGGCCGTGGCGCGCGAGCTGAACGTCAAGCCCGAAGAAGTGATGGAGATGGAAACCCGCCTGTCGGGCGGCGACCTGGCGCTGGAAGGCCAGATCGACGACGGCGAAGAGGAATTCGCCCCCATCGCCTACCTGGCGGACAACCACAACGAGCCCACCCGCGTGCTGGAAGCCAAGCGCCACGACCGCATGCAGGTCGAGGGCCTGGAAGAAGCGCTGGGCAAGCTGGACGAACGCAGCCGCCGCATCATCGAGGCGCGCTGGCTGCACGTCGAAGACGATGGCTCGGGCGGCTCCACGCTGCATGAGCTGGCTGACGAGTTCGGCGTCTCGGCCGAGCGCATCCGCCAGATCGAGGCCGCGGCCATGAAGAAGATGAAGGGGGCGCTGCAGGCGTTCGCCTGA
- a CDS encoding SCO family protein, with protein MPRLSPASGLFAAFRRFSLLAALALAVAACGQQKASFRNVDITGAADFGKDFSLTDHHGKVRTIADFKGKAVVMFFGYTHCPDVCPTTMAELKAVMEKLGPDADRVQVLFVTVDPERDTQALLAQYVPAFDARFLGLRPADEAALQKLTKDFKVFYAKVPGSSPNNYTVDHSAGSYVFDPDGKLRLFIRHGQGPDPIAHDLKQLLS; from the coding sequence ATGCCCCGCCTAAGCCCCGCCTCCGGCCTGTTCGCCGCCTTCCGCCGCTTTTCCCTGCTGGCCGCGCTTGCGCTGGCCGTGGCTGCCTGCGGGCAGCAGAAGGCCTCGTTCCGCAATGTCGACATCACCGGCGCGGCGGACTTCGGCAAGGACTTCTCGCTGACCGACCATCACGGCAAGGTGCGCACCATCGCCGACTTCAAGGGCAAGGCGGTGGTGATGTTCTTCGGCTACACCCACTGCCCGGACGTGTGCCCGACGACGATGGCCGAACTGAAGGCGGTGATGGAGAAACTGGGCCCGGATGCCGACCGCGTGCAGGTGCTGTTCGTCACGGTCGACCCGGAACGCGACACGCAGGCGCTGCTGGCGCAGTACGTGCCGGCCTTCGATGCGCGCTTCCTGGGGCTGCGCCCGGCCGACGAAGCCGCACTGCAGAAGTTGACCAAGGACTTCAAGGTGTTCTACGCCAAGGTGCCGGGCAGCTCCCCGAACAACTACACGGTGGACCACTCCGCGGGCAGCTATGTGTTCGACCCGGACGGCAAGCTGCGGCTGTTCATCCGCCACGGCCAGGGTCCGGATCCGATCGCGCACGACCTGAAACAGCTGCTGTCGTGA
- the cyoE gene encoding heme o synthase: MKDKTPSVVTATHPHSLGKLSRIRHLARQYAALTKPRVTQLAVFCAIIGMFLATPGMVPWRVLIGGAAGIWLLAGAAFAINCLVEQKIDALMRRTAWRPSATGEITTPQTLVFSAILGGAGMWLLHVYANDLTMWLTFATFLGYAVVYTILLKPATPQNIVIGGLSGAMPPALGWAAVAGEVPAEAWFLVLIIFTWTPPHFWALALYRRADYAKSGLPMLPVTHGERYTLLHILLYTLIMIAATLLPFVYGMSGYIYLAAALALGAGFLAYAWKMYRNYSDELAQRAFRFSILYLSLLFAALLVDHYFKFVPQV; the protein is encoded by the coding sequence ATGAAAGACAAGACCCCTTCCGTGGTTACCGCTACCCACCCCCATTCGCTGGGCAAGTTGAGCCGGATACGGCACCTTGCCCGACAATATGCCGCCCTGACCAAGCCGCGCGTGACGCAGCTGGCCGTGTTCTGCGCCATCATCGGCATGTTCCTCGCCACGCCCGGCATGGTGCCGTGGCGCGTGCTGATCGGCGGCGCCGCCGGCATCTGGCTGCTGGCCGGTGCGGCCTTTGCCATCAATTGCCTGGTCGAGCAGAAGATCGATGCGCTGATGCGCCGCACCGCGTGGCGCCCGTCGGCCACCGGCGAGATCACCACGCCGCAGACCCTGGTGTTCTCCGCCATCCTGGGCGGCGCCGGCATGTGGCTGCTGCACGTCTACGCCAACGACCTGACGATGTGGCTGACCTTTGCCACCTTCCTCGGCTACGCGGTGGTCTACACCATCCTGCTCAAGCCGGCCACGCCGCAGAACATAGTGATCGGCGGGCTCTCGGGGGCGATGCCGCCGGCGCTGGGCTGGGCCGCGGTGGCGGGCGAGGTACCTGCCGAGGCCTGGTTCCTGGTGCTGATCATCTTCACCTGGACCCCGCCGCACTTCTGGGCCCTGGCGCTGTACCGCCGCGCCGACTACGCCAAGTCCGGCCTGCCGATGCTGCCGGTCACGCACGGCGAGCGCTACACGCTGCTGCATATCCTGCTGTACACGCTGATCATGATCGCCGCGACGCTGCTGCCCTTTGTCTACGGCATGAGCGGCTATATCTACCTGGCGGCCGCGCTGGCGCTGGGCGCGGGTTTCCTGGCCTACGCCTGGAAGATGTACCGTAACTATTCGGACGAGCTGGCGCAGCGCGCCTTCCGCTTCTCGATCCTGTACCTGTCGCTGCTGTTCGCCGCGCTGCTGGTCGACCACTACTTCAAGTTCGTGCCGCAGGTCTGA